From the genome of Terriglobales bacterium:
CCGTCAGCATCACACTGCGCGTTGTCGGTAAATCCGAAGGCAGGGATGCCTATGTCACGCGTGGTCGACGCACGTAACGGTATCGGGTCTTGTCCGAGGGCGACTGTAGTGCACACCAGGAGCAACGTCAAAATGCGCGCCATCAACAGCCCCGTTTCTGTTATGGCAGCCGCAACGCGGGTTCGCGCAGCGAAATATTGGGAGGGGTCATCCGGTCGGCGGCACCGGACAGATCGCCGCATGTCGGAATAAAAGCAACCAGTTCCATGCCGCGACCGGTGCGAGTCTGTCGAGACGCCTTGGCGTAGCGTAGGGGCGTCGCCTTCGGCAGTTTGCCTTCGGGCCCGCATCCATTTTCGGCGCTGCCAACGTAACAGCTCTGATTCTCACCAACCTAGCACTGGGTACCGGGAAACAAATCCCTGCATTGTCCCGAGAATCCCGAGCACGCGAGCGTGTTCCATCGCGTTTGATCACAAGTGCACGTGGTCTGTCTCGAAACGACTTGTCCTGATGAACACACCGCAGCTGCTGATGTGGCGGCGAACACAGCAAATATCAGCGCGAACGCCCCTTTTGGCATGGACGACCTCCTATCGAAAATCCAGCACCGAAAAGCTACCCACTTTTCCAGCGATCCCGCAAGCGGCAGAATGCGTCATTTGCAGATCAGCTTAGGCGCTCTGAGACCTCGTCTCGGACGGCTTCCGCCCCGCCCAGCGCGACACCCTGTACCGGACAATGTTCCTGAATCGAAGGTACTGGCTTGAGCGCTCGCTACTTCAGCGAAGCCGTCATGATCTGGAGAGTTCCGTGCTGCACCTTCAAGAACTCTAGCCCATCGTTTGAAAAGCAAACGGCATTGTTGCCGGTTTCAACACTTGGCTGGTAAGTGCGGAGCACCGCCCCGCTCAGGGCGTCGAGCAGCGAATAACGGTACTGAATCAAACCACGATCGGGAGACCTGGAAAAAGACACCAGCAATTGCCCGCCGTTCACCGCGATGTTGGAGGCGCGAAACCCCGGCTCCGGCGCCTTCACCTGGATTCGACGGATGACCCGTCCCGTCTGCGAGACCACCGTTACCTGGGTATCTTGCAACAGGTAAATATCCCCCACCTCGCTCTCGGCCGCAGCAGCATCGGGTGATCGTCCAAGGACCTCCTTCAGTGCGCTTACTGGGCCTTGGTCCAACGATCGCCGGAGAAGCTGCCCGGAAGCGTCGAACTCGAACAACCCACTTTTTCCTGCTTCAACCGCACTCGGCGCCTCGCGAAAATAACCTTGCAGCAGGACGTGGCCATTTTGGAGCATTGCAAAATTTCTGGCTTCCAGCCCCTGCGGGACATCCAGGCGGATCCTTGTTGGCATGCTCGCGTCGCTGCCGAACTCAAACAGGAGCGGTTTACCCTCATGCGCGTTCACCAGCAACCACAACTTTCCTCGCCTGCTTACCCGGAATGCTACAAACCATGCACTGGCCTCCTGTTGGGGCAGCGAGTAGACGCTTGTGCCGCCCTTTCGATTCAGCCGAAGAATAAGAGGATCGTTGTAAACACGGGTAGCGTGGAAATAAAGATTTCCGGCCTCATCGCATTGAGCATTTCCGAAGCCTCCGAACCCCGGAACCCCTGCATTACGCACGTCCGTAATTGCTAGTGTTATAGGGGGCGGCGCTGATGGTTCTTGCGCAGCCCCCGCCGTGGCAATCGCCGCGGCAAGTACAGCGTAACCAATGCGAGGAAAACTGTTGGTTCGCATTACTGTAGGCTGACTCCCGCTTTGTCTTGAGGAATTCCGTCGGTCGATCCGCAGCTTGCCCAGGCGATTCTGTCGTCATAATCTGGTCGAAACGAAGCATTCTCGATACGCCGTTCCTTCTCAATTCGACGACCCTGCGGTAGGCAACGGTCGGCAGCCATCGAAACGTAACACGACAAGGGAGGGTCGCTGCCGCAATATGTGCCGGGAAAGTCGTAGTCGCAATTTCCAATTTCACCCTCACAGGCAGTCGCCGAGACCATCTGCCCTGTGCAGGAGCAAAGAGTTTGCGTGGTGACCCTGCGACCGCCACATGGAAAAGCAAAGGTTCCAACCAGCAGCAATCCCAGAAGCACAAAGACCTTCCGAAGCGTTTCGTCCTTTGCAGCTCAGAATTCGCGGCATTGTCCCCCCTTGGTAATACGACATGCAAGCGTCAAAGAGCGTCACAGCCGATGTCGTGGCGTCGAAGGGACACATCGACAAATTGCGACGCCCGAGGCAACGCCGTCACATCAGGTACAATCATTTTTTCTGACTCCGCCGCCGCCGGCGGCAATAGAGAGAGCTTGTCGTTGAACATGATGACGGTGATCCCAGCCATGGCCCTGATGGCGGCGGGCTCTCCGCGCGGCGTGGGCCATTACTTCCGCACGCACTTCCTCGACACGACCTTCAAGGGCCTCTACCAGCCAAATGGCTTCGACCTGGCGCTGCTGGTTCCCTACTTCGTCGTCCTCATCATTCTGGCGTTCTACGGGCTGCACCGCTACGTCCTCGTCTATCAGTACTACAAGTATCGGCGCAATCGCTCGCCGCAGCCGCTCGGGCAATTCGCTGACCTGCCGCGGATCACGGTGCAGCTGCCCGTTTTCAATGAGCAGTTCGTGGTTGACCGGCTCATCGAGTCGGTGTGCCGGCTGAATTATCCCCGCGAAAAGCTCGACATCCAGGTGCTCGACGACTCCACCGACGAGACCGTCACCGTCGCCCGCGGCGCCGTGGAGCGCTGGGCGGCGCTTGGCTTTGACATCAGCTACCACCACCGCGACAATCGCGGCGGCTTCAAGGCGGGCGCGCTCCAGGAAGGCATGCAGTCGGCCAAGGGCGGGCTGATCGCCATCTTCGACGCCGACTTCACGCCTCCGGAAGACTTCCTGCTGCGCACCGTGCACTACTTCACCGACCCAACGGTCGGCATGGTGCAAACCCGCTGGACGCACATCAATCGCCACTACTCGTTCCTGACGGAAGTCGAGTCCATCCTGCTCGACGGCCACTTCGTCCTCGAGCACGGAGCGCGCTCGCGCCGCGGCGTCTTTTTCAACTTCAACGGCACGGCCGGCATCTGGCGCCGCGCCGCCATCGAAGACGCCGGCGGCTGGCAGCACGACACGCTCACCGAAGACACCGACCTCTCCTACCGTGCGCAGCTTCGCGGCTGGCGCTTCCGCTACCTGCAGGACGTGGAGTGCCCGGCCGAGGTTCCGGTCGAGATGACTGCCTTCAAGACGCAGCAGGCGCGCTGGGCCAAGGGCCTGATCCAGACGTCGCTGAAGATTCTGCCGTCGGTCCTGCGCAGCAACGTGCCGCGCAAGGTGAAGGTCGAAGCCTGGTACCACCTCACGGCCAACATCAGCTATCCGCTCATGATCGCGCTGAGCGTGCTGCTGTTGCCCGCCATGATCATTCGCTTTTACCAGGGCTGGTTCCAGATGCTCTACATCGATCTGCCCCTGTTCCTGGCCTCGACCTGCTCGATTTCCAGCTTCTATCTGGTCTCACAGAAAGAGCTCTACCCGAAGACGTGGAAGCGCACGTTCCTCTACCTGCCGTTCCTGATGGCGCTCGGCATCGGGCTCACCATCACGAATTCGAAGGCGGTGATCGAGGCGCTGCTCGGCATCCGCTCGCCGTTCGCGCGCACGCCCAAGTATCGCGTCGAGTCGCGCAAGGACAGCGCCGCCCGCGCCCGCAAGTACCGCCGCCGCCTCGGCTGGGTTCCCTGGATCGAGATCGCCATCGGCGCCTACTTCGCCACGACCGTCTACTACGCAGTGGTCAACGAGAACTACTTCACCGTGCCCTTCCTCGGACTGTTCGTGCTGGGCTACTGGTACACCGGCCTGATGTCGCTGCTCCAGGGCCGCTTCGAGCGCCTCTCGCTCACCGCCACCGAGCCGCACAGCAAACCCTACGCCGTCGGGGTCTAAAAGTCGCCGGCCTTCGGTCGTCGGCGAAGGGGCTGGGACTGACACGAACGAAGCCCCACGACGCTGTTCTCTCTTGAGAGTGTCACCAGGTTGCGCGCGATGGTGAACAGCCACGAGCTGAAGGCCGTCTTGCCGTCGTACTGGTGCGCTTCCTCGATCACGCGCGTCCAAGTGTCCGGGAAGTGGTCGTCGGCCGCGGCGCGATGGCTACCGCGCCGTCCAGTCCTCAGCAACCCCGCCCCGAATGCTAGAATCTCGCTTTTTCCCACGAGGTATGACCTTGCGCAAAATCATCGCTGCCCTGTTGCTTGTCTGCTCCGTTTCCGCCGCCGCCCTCGAGCGTCAATCGAATGACGACTACCGCGCGCGTCGCCAGAAACTCGGCGCGCTCGCCAAAGGCGGCGCCGTGCTGCTGTTCGCCTCCACCGAGGCTTCGGCGGGCGACGCCATCAGCGGCTTCCGCCAGAACAATAATTTCTACTACCTCACCGGCAATCCCGAGCCTGGCGGCGCGGTGCTGGTGGTGGGCGCGCGTGAAGCGGCCGACGACAAGCCCGCGCGCGAGTACTCCGAAGTTTTGTTTCTCCCGGCGCGCAACATGGTGCAGGAGAAATGGACCGGCCCCAAGCTCGGGCCCGACAGCCCCGAGGCCAGGCAGGTCACCGGCTTCGACCGCGTGGCCTCCCTGGAGACATTGCCGCGCGTCCTCGCCGAACTCGGCCCGACCAGGATCTACGCTGACGTGCCTCGCTGGAACGGCACGTCGCCTGACGCGCAGGGCATCGAGGGCCTCGCGCGCCTGAACGCCATTTCCGGCCAGGTCGCCGACGCCAAGCCGCTGCTGGCGCAGTTACGCATGGTGAAAGATGCAGGCGAGCTCGCGCTTATCCGCAAAGCGACCGACGCTTCCGTTGCCGCGCACCTGGCCGCCATGCACGCCATGAAGCCTGGCATCAACGAGCGCGAAATCTCCGCGCTCATGCAGTACGAGTTCTTACGCCGCGGCTGCGAGCGCTCCGCCTACGCGCCCATTGTGGGCTCCGGCTTCTACTCCACCGTGCTGCACTACTCCGCCGACGACAAGACCGTGGCCGACGGCGACGTGGCCGTGCTCGACGTGGGCGGCGAATATGGCATGTACGCCACCGACATCACGCGCACCCTGCCCGCCAACGGCCGCTTCACCGACCGCCAGCGCGAGATCTACAACATCGTGCTTGGGGCGCAGCAGGCCGCCATCCACGCCTTCGTCGCCGGCAAGTCGATGCTGCGCGGCGACGGCCCCGACTCGCTCAACAAAGTCGCCAGGGACTACATCAACACTCACGGCAAGGACTTGCACGGCGAGCCGCTGGGCAAGTACTTCATCCATGGCCTCGGCCACTTCGTCGGACTCGAAGTTCACGATCCCGGCGAGAACGTTCCGCTCACCGCCGGCATGGTCTTCACGCTCGAGCCCGGCATCTACATTCCCGAGGAAAAGCTCGGCGTGCGCATCGAAGACACGTTCATGGTCGCTGCCGACGGCTCGCTCGTTTCGCTCAGCGCCAAGCTCCCCAGAACGGCCGAAGACGTGGAGCGCGAGATGAAGAAGCGTTGAACACCGCGCCATCGGGGCGGGTCATTGGGTCCTGACAGCTCGACTCTCGTGACCCGGCCCAATGAACAATAGACCGATGACCCGGTGTTCATTGGCTCTGTTATCCTGTGAGGCTGCATGCTGGTCTTCTATATCGCGCTGGTGGTGTCAGTGCTGGCGCTGGTGTGGGCAGGAATCGCGATCTTCCTCAGGGTGCGCCGGCACATGAGTGAGTCCGCCGGCAACGGGGCTTCGCGGAACCGCACCAAGACCGGCAGCCGAGACGAACAGCCATGAGCAAAGCCACTTCACAAGTCCAGCCGCTCGCCCGCCCGCTTGTTCCGGCGTTCGTGCGCGAAATCACGCTGATTGTCAGCGCCAGTCTTTTTGTCGCGCTTTGTGCGCGCCTCACCCTTCCGCTGCCCTTCACGCCCGTGCCGCTCACGCTGCAGAACTTCGGCGTGCTGCTGGTGGGCATGATGCTGGGCGCCCGTCGCGGATTCGCGGCCCTGGTTCTCTACCTCGCCGAAGGCACGCTCGGAATGCCCGTATTCAATCCCACCGGACCGGGCGGCCTCGCACAACTTCTCGGCCCCACCGGCGGATATCTGATCGCCTATCCGCTGGTCGCTGCCATTGCAGGATTTTTCGCTGACCGCGGACGCAAGTGGCTCACGCCATCGCTCGCCCCGGCATTTTTCGCCGAGCTCTGCCTGGGCGCCGTGCTTGCGGAAGCCTTGCTCTTCGCCGCAGGCGTGGGCTGGCTGGTGCTGATTTCTCGCCAGCCGCTGCTCAACGTGGCGCGCTTGGCCCTCTACCCGTTCCTCTTCGCTGAAGTCATCAAGATCATGGCCGCCGCAGGGTTGGTGTCGCGTCCGGGCGTGGCGCGCCTGCTACGGAGCTGATCGTGGCTGCCAATTCCGACTCCGCCGTCCTCACCTCGGCCGCCGACGTGCGCGACATCACCGTCGCGCACAGCCCCGATTCCGACGACGCGTTCATGTTCTACGGGCTGGCGACCAACAAGGTCCGCCGCGCCGGCCTGCGCTTCACCCACGTCCTTTGCGACATCCAGACGCTCAACCAGCGCGCCATGGGCGACGCTCCCTACGACCTCACCGCCATCTCCTTCCATGCCTATCCGTATGTGCAGGAGAAGTACGCGCTGCTCACCGTGGGCGCCAGCGTGGGCGAAGGCTACGGGCCCATGGTGGTTTCGCCGCGCGCCCTCACCCAAAGCGAGATCAGGCGCAAAACCATCGCTGTCCCCGGCACGCTCACTACGGCCTACCTGGCGCTGAAGCTGTTCGCGCCCGAGGTGCAGACCGAAGTCGTTCCCTTCGACCAGATCATTCCGCGGGTGCTGGCCGGCAAATACGAAGCCGGACTCATCATCCACGAAGGCCAGCTCACCTTCGCCAAGAGCGGGCTGCACCGGGTGCTTGACCTGGGTGACTGGTGGCGCCGCGAAACCGGCCTGCCGCTGCCACTGGGCGGCAACGCCATCCGCCGCGAGCTGGGGGCGGAGCTGATCGCAAACATCGCTTCGGCGCTGCGCGAGAGCATCGAGTACGGGCTGTCGCACCGCGAGCCAGCGCTCGCCTACGCCATGCAGTTCGCCCGCGACCTCGATCCGCAGCTCGCCGATAAGTTCGTGGGCATGTATGTCAACGAGCGCACGCTGGATTACGGCCCTGACGGCCGCGAAGCCGTCCGCCGCCTGCTCGAGATGGGACACGCCGCCGGCATCATCCCGCACGAGATCAAGCTGGAGTTTGTGGGGTAAGAGAACTTCCACCACACAGACACAGAGTCACAGAGAAAAAGTCACTCATTCTTTTCCGAGAAAGGGACGGGAGAGCACGTGATGAACGTTCTGCCGTCTTTCTCTGCGTCTCTGTGGTAAGTGTTATCGCCCCGCTCCCGCCGAGTAGTGCTTTCCGATGATCACGCCGATCTCCACCGCCGCATCGGCATCGAGCCCGTCAAACTCGAACCCTACACCCTCGGCCACGCGATAGCGCGCCACCACGCGCAGGGGCCGCTGAATGCCCTCGCGTTCATCCACGACGACCAGATCGTAGAGCTGCCCGAGGCGAAAGTCTTTCTGCGTGTCTACCAGGAGACCGCCTCGCCCAATCACCGCCACAGGCCCGAGCACTTCCTTCTCCGCGGTAGTTGCGACTACTTTGGCCGAGGGTGGCAGCGCCACCCGTTCAAACTTCCGGCGCTCGTGCACGCAGCCCTCCCCGTCGAGCTGACTTGCGGGAACTATGCAGAATCCACGGCACTACTACCAGCAAAAAGGTACCACCTTCACAAGGCCAAAATACGCCAAATCGCGTCGCCCCCGGGACTTCTACTGTATCGGTTCGGGAAACGAGAATATCGGGTCAATATCCACCGGCACTCCGGTGACGCCGGCCAGCGACTTCTTCAGTTCATCCGGCATCTTGTCGTAACGAGCCAACAGCGCTTCTCCGCGTTGCCGGTCGCCAGTCGCCTCGATCTCCAGCAGCTCTTTGGCGAGCGCCGCGATGGCTGCCGGCATCCGCTGATAATCAACCCGGTAGCGGCCCGAGACGCTGCGTGTGATCGCCTTCTGCTCCGCGAGGAAATTGAACTCCATCATCTCGGCGCGGCCATGCGCCTCAGCCACGCCGAAGCGCATGGTGCGAAACATGCCCGCGACATACGACGCGTAGTACTCCGGCAGGCGCTCTTTCGGCAGCGCACCCTTGTCCACGAGCCACTTCAAACCGAACATGCCCACGGTGTCAGCCTTGGCCTCTTCCAGCCCGCTGTAGGCCGGCCCAACCGCCTCGCGGATGTCCACCTGCTGGCCGTTGCGGCGGGCAAACGCCGGTCCCAGGCCGTGGCAGATCTCGTGCATCACGGTCGATGCCATGTAGCCTTCGCCCGAGGCCTGCGCCGCCTGCTCCGGTTCCATCAGCTTGCGCGCGATCGGCAGGATCACCACGTTCACGCGCGCATCCATGAAGTTCTTGAAGAACAGCTTTTTCGATCCCTTTTCCTGGTGGATGCGCGGATCGTTGGGCAGATTGTCGGCCACCGGCTGGTATCCATGGCGCAAGTCGCCGGAGCGGAACGGCGTGTCCATCACCTCCATGGGCGTGAGGTGTTTCTGCTTGCTCGGACGGTCCTCGGGCGGAAGCGGCAGCGCCTCCTGGATGTCAGGCACGTACTTCTGGTAAAGCGCCAGCTTCTGGCTCTCCTCGCGGTTGCGGATCATCACCGCGCCGCCGTAGCTGGTCTTCACGCCAAGCAGGCCGTCGAGATAGGTCTCGTAGGGCGCATAAATAATGTCGAACTTCGGATCGTTCAGCTCCAGCCAGGCGATATCGCTCGGGTAGTAGTCGTCGGTGAGCAGCGCGTCGGCGCGCAGCGTGAGGAAGCGCGCGAACGCCGGATCGTCGCTCAGCGCCGCGGCCTCCTTCAGCAGCCTGGCGGCGGGAAGAAGGAACTCGCGGTAGGCCACGCGGTACGGGATCGCGTCGAGTTCGCCGCCGTTGCGACGCACCACCGTGCGTTCATCGTAGATGGCCTTCTTCTTCTCCGGATGAGCGGCCACGTACTTCTCGATCTCTTCGCGCGTGATGCCCTCGGGATAGAATCCGCGGCCCGGCGAGAGCGATTCCGTGCCCACGAACGGCCGCTCCTCTTCCAGCAGATCGAAGCGGCTTCCGTTGATGCGCAGCATGCGCGCGATCTTCTGGTCCCGCGGGTTCCTGCTGTTCATCAGGCGCCTGAGCAGCGCCAGCGCTTCAGAATCCGACTGCCGCCAGTAGATGTAATCAATGTAGTGGTTCGCCTCCACCAGCTTGTCCACCAGTTGCCGCTCGCGCGCGCTCAGGCCAGCGCCGTTGAACGGCATCCGGTAGGGCTGCCACTTGGCAAGCTGCTGGTCCAGGTCCGCCGCGGGCTTCAGACTCTGCGCGCCGCGCGCCGTGCCCGTACGCGCCATTCGCGCGGCCGGCGCCGGTTGCGTCTTTTTTTTGACAGCTTGCGCCGATGCTCGGTTGGCGGCGGTAAGACAAAGGGAGAAAACCAGGCAGGCACTCAGAAGGGTTCGCATGTAGGCCGAAAAATCTTATCACTCCGGATCGCCCGACCGGCCCCTCACTCGATCACCCGATGGTCTGGTGGCCTGCGTGTCCCTTCGTGTCTTTGTGTTTCCGCTTTAGATCTTGACCCTGTTCGCCAGTGCGTCCGATCACCCGCTCAACCGATTTATGATGGTGAGGTGCCCGACCCGCAAATCCTCCTGATCGACGCCGACGACACGCTCTGGGAGAACAACATCTACTTCGAGCGCGCCATCGCCGAGTTCATCTCGTTCCTGAACCACCGCGAGCTTTCGCCGCCCGAGGTCCGCGAGGTGCTGAACCAGGCCGAGCGCGATTCGATCGTCACCCACGGATACGGCCTGCACAGCTTTGCCCACTCGCTCGTGCAGACGTTTGAGCGCCTTTCGGTCGAACCGCTCACGCCGGCGCTGCACGAGACCATTCACGGCTTCGCCCATGCCATCGCCGAGCATCCCATCGAGATCATCGAGGGCGTGCCGGAGACGCTCCAGTACCTCGCCGGACGGCATCGGCTGCTGCTGGTGACCAAGGGCGTGATCACCGAGCAATCGGGCAAAGTCGAGCGCTCGGGCCTGAAGGAATACTTCACCGCCGTGGAGATCGTGGCGGAAAAGAATCCCGACGCCTACCGCTCCCTGGTCAGCAAGTACGCCCTTGCCCCCGGCGTGACCTGGATGGTGGGCAACAGCCCGCGTTCCGACATCAATCCTGCGCTCAGCGCCGGCCTGAACGCCGTCTTCGTGCCCCACGACCAGACCTGGGTGCTGGAGCACGAAGAAGTGGGCGTGCCCAGCGCCGCCGGAAAGCTGCTCCAGGTGCAGCGTTTCGCCGATCTGCAGGTCCACTTCTAGCACTCAGCATTCAGCACTCAGCCCCTGCACGCCCTCGCCTGGCAACCACCCTTTGCCGGGCTCAATCGTGTGAGGGCTGAATGCTGAAATGCCGAGTGCTGAGTGCTGCGGTCGGCGGTTACCCCGCGCACCGCCCCGGTTACTCCCGTGACCCTCCGAACCAAGCTAACCAATTAAGCCGTTGCCGCGGCGCGTGGTAGGCTCGCACTGCTCGGCGTATTTTTCTCCCACGCCTGCGTGGCGGTGAGAAAAGACAATTTCCGTCGCCTCCTGATGACGTTCGAGGCCCTCGCGGACCTTGGCCCCATCGTCACCGGCGAAGGCGACTTCTCGCAGACTTCGCGCACGCTGCTCGCTTCGCTGCTGGAAGCGGTGGGCGCGCGCGAAGGCGCCCTCCTTTCCTTCACCGACAAGCCCGCCGTGCTGCGTTCGCTGGCCGCGCAGGGATTCCTCGCGTTCCCCGACCCGGCGCTCATTCCGCTGCTGCCGCGCAACGTGCACGCGCTGAACACGGCCAAGCTGCCGCAGATCATCGGACCCGGCGGCACAACGATTGACAACTTCCTCAGCTCCAACGGCAACGTGGCGCCGGAGCTGTTCAAGTGCATCGCCCCGCTGCGCATCGGCAGCAAGCTGGTGGGCGTGATCGCGCTGGGACGTCGCCACGGCGAAGCGCTCTACGGCCCCGACGAAGTCGACGCGCTCACCCTGCTCTCGCACTATGTGGCGCTGGCGGTGCACAACTGGGCGCTGGCGCAGTCGCTGGAGCACCGCATCACCGAAAACCTGCGGCTGATGGCCTCGCTGCACACCTTCTACGACAACGCCCTGGAGGCCTTCGCCGCCGCCATCGACATCAAGCACGTCAACGTCCGCGGACACTCGCTTCGCGTGGGCCGCTACTCGGCCGGCATCGCCGAGGCCATGGGCCTGGAGCCGGCGCAGGTGGCGGGCATGCGCGCCGCAGGGCTGCTGCACGATATCGGCAAGGTGGCGGTGGACAAGCGCCTGTTCGCCAAGCCGGCGGCGCTCGATCCGGAAGAATTCCGCGAGATGGCCGACCACACCACCGTGGGCCACCGCATCGTAAGCGGCGTCGAGTTCCCCTGGCCGATCGTGCCCGAGGTGGTGCGCTCGCACCACGAGCGCGCCGACGGAACCGGCTATCCCGACAAGCTTCACCTGCCCGAGATCGCCATGCCCGCGCGCATCACCGCCGTGGCCGATACGTTTGACGCCATGGTCACCGAGCGCCCGTATCGCGCCGGCATGAGCGTGGGTGAAGCGCTGAGCGAACTGGTGCGCATCGCTCCGCAGAAGTTCGACCCGCAGGCGGTGCAGGCGCTGCTCATCCAGGTCCGCCGCGACGCCGCCGGCAGCAACCGCACGTCATTCCTCGACGAGAGCGTGGTGTGCAACATCGCGCCGACCGATGTGGACCACCTGGCCTCGTCGCTCAACCACAAGGCGACGAACGGGCGGGTGTATCTGACCTAAGACCGCCCTCCGCTGCCCGCTCCCCGATCTCCGCGTCGGCCAGAAGGCAGCATTTCGGTGGAAGCATCGGCCTTCAGGCCGGTGAAAACGACGCCCCCGAAGATTCTTCGGCCTTGGCCGCGGGCCGGGGCTGAAGCCCATTTTCCATGCGCCAGGATTCGCCGGGCTGAAGCCCGGCGCTTCCACCGGCGCGTTATCGCGCGCAATCCGGGCCTCCACCTCTCCTTCTCCCTACCGGATTTACCCATCAAGCCCCTTTGGGGCAAAGCCCCTCCCCTCCCCCCTCCCCCTTCCCCTCGGTCCAGCAGAATCAAGACTTTGGCGGGAAATTCCCGCCAATACAGGCGATCTACAGAGGTTAGAGGTAAATACAGGCGCCGCAAGGATTTAGCTATCAAAGAGCAAGGCCCGCGCGTGTGCGCAGGCCTGCTTCCAGTGTAGCGGATTCCGTGGGGAGAATGGGAAGGAGCAGCTGAGATTTATTGCGAATGTTGACAGCAGTTTGCGGAGAAATCTCGTGCTGTAGCGCTTGACAACATTCATGAGGGTCACGCGAACCGGCCCAGTCGGTGCTAGCTCGTGTGGCTGAGTTGCGATGTGATCGCGCGGTATCAAAGACTCGAGATCGGGGGCAGCGGGATGCCACGCAAGGCTCAATACGTGTGCCGAAACATTGGTGGCGGTTCCGCTAGCGCCGAAGGTTACGGTCACATTCGGAGCGACCGCTTGCCATTCGCTGTGCGGCTGTTCCAGGCGGCTCTTCGCCGGTCGCGATAGGTGCCAGAAATGGTGAGCCCAATGCTCCAACAACCACAAACGTGGTCAAGTCTCGAGTGTTCCATTGCATGTAGCTGATTTGATCAGCTTCAATCATCGGAGTTTTCGCCCTCCGCAACTTTTTCCGGCCTCCGGGTTTAACGGAACCAGAGAACGTGCACCTTGTTCCCCCTAGCACGCAAGGGCCGCGTGCAAAGCCTCACCGGGCTGGTTACTCCAGCCTGGTGGGGTCCTCCTCATACAATGTCATGGGCCCGCGGTAACGAACGCACACGGAGCACAACATGAGGATGACGCGGAACGGGCTTACATCCCTGGTCGCGGCCGGAGTGGTGGTGGTGGGTCTGCTGGCGGCCGCCGGGTTCGCGGAAAAGCGCGCCAAGACGCCGCAGCTCGACGAGAGCAAGCGCGCGCTGCATGCCCTGAATCGGCTGACCTTCGGCCCGCGCCCGGGCGAGGTGGACCGCGTGGCGCGCATGGGCGTGGACAAGTGGATCGAACAGCAACTGCATCCGGAAAGCATTGACGATGGCCAGCTCGAAGCGCGCCTCTCCGGCTTCCGCACGCTGAAGATGGATTCACGCACGCTGGCGCAGAACTTTCCGCCGCCGCAAGTGATCAAGGCGGTCGCGCAAGGACGCCGTCCGCTGCCCAACGATCCGGAAAAACGCGCCGTGTACGAAAGCGCCATCGATCGCTACGAGCAGAGGAGAGAGAAGAAGCTCAACGCCACCGACAAGAACAGTCCCAATGGCAATGGGAACGACAACGGCAACAGCAATGACACCGCCACCGGCGCACCGGCCGATCCCAGCGAGCCTGACATGCGTGCCGGCGCGAATGGCGGCGGGCAGCCAGCAACCAACACGGCCGACGCCGGCAACGGGCGGCGCAATCGGAAAAACGACGATCCCGAACTGCGCGCGCGCCGCCGCGAAGCGCGGATG
Proteins encoded in this window:
- a CDS encoding sigma factor — its product is MLRTGRRGSHRAAADDHFPDTWTRVIEEAHQYDGKTAFSSWLFTIARNLVTLSRENSVVGLRSCQSQPLRRRPKAGDF
- a CDS encoding Xaa-Pro peptidase family protein; amino-acid sequence: MTLRKIIAALLLVCSVSAAALERQSNDDYRARRQKLGALAKGGAVLLFASTEASAGDAISGFRQNNNFYYLTGNPEPGGAVLVVGAREAADDKPAREYSEVLFLPARNMVQEKWTGPKLGPDSPEARQVTGFDRVASLETLPRVLAELGPTRIYADVPRWNGTSPDAQGIEGLARLNAISGQVADAKPLLAQLRMVKDAGELALIRKATDASVAAHLAAMHAMKPGINEREISALMQYEFLRRGCERSAYAPIVGSGFYSTVLHYSADDKTVADGDVAVLDVGGEYGMYATDITRTLPANGRFTDRQREIYNIVLGAQQAAIHAFVAGKSMLRGDGPDSLNKVARDYINTHGKDLHGEPLGKYFIHGLGHFVGLEVHDPGENVPLTAGMVFTLEPGIYIPEEKLGVRIEDTFMVAADGSLVSLSAKLPRTAEDVEREMKKR
- a CDS encoding PilZ domain-containing protein, coding for MHERRKFERVALPPSAKVVATTAEKEVLGPVAVIGRGGLLVDTQKDFRLGQLYDLVVVDEREGIQRPLRVVARYRVAEGVGFEFDGLDADAAVEIGVIIGKHYSAGAGR
- a CDS encoding cellulose synthase family protein, with product MALMAAGSPRGVGHYFRTHFLDTTFKGLYQPNGFDLALLVPYFVVLIILAFYGLHRYVLVYQYYKYRRNRSPQPLGQFADLPRITVQLPVFNEQFVVDRLIESVCRLNYPREKLDIQVLDDSTDETVTVARGAVERWAALGFDISYHHRDNRGGFKAGALQEGMQSAKGGLIAIFDADFTPPEDFLLRTVHYFTDPTVGMVQTRWTHINRHYSFLTEVESILLDGHFVLEHGARSRRGVFFNFNGTAGIWRRAAIEDAGGWQHDTLTEDTDLSYRAQLRGWRFRYLQDVECPAEVPVEMTAFKTQQARWAKGLIQTSLKILPSVLRSNVPRKVKVEAWYHLTANISYPLMIALSVLLLPAMIIRFYQGWFQMLYIDLPLFLASTCSISSFYLVSQKELYPKTWKRTFLYLPFLMALGIGLTITNSKAVIEALLGIRSPFARTPKYRVESRKDSAARARKYRRRLGWVPWIEIAIGAYFATTVYYAVVNENYFTVPFLGLFVLGYWYTGLMSLLQGRFERLSLTATEPHSKPYAVGV
- a CDS encoding biotin transporter BioY, with the protein product MSKATSQVQPLARPLVPAFVREITLIVSASLFVALCARLTLPLPFTPVPLTLQNFGVLLVGMMLGARRGFAALVLYLAEGTLGMPVFNPTGPGGLAQLLGPTGGYLIAYPLVAAIAGFFADRGRKWLTPSLAPAFFAELCLGAVLAEALLFAAGVGWLVLISRQPLLNVARLALYPFLFAEVIKIMAAAGLVSRPGVARLLRS
- a CDS encoding MqnA/MqnD/SBP family protein; protein product: MAANSDSAVLTSAADVRDITVAHSPDSDDAFMFYGLATNKVRRAGLRFTHVLCDIQTLNQRAMGDAPYDLTAISFHAYPYVQEKYALLTVGASVGEGYGPMVVSPRALTQSEIRRKTIAVPGTLTTAYLALKLFAPEVQTEVVPFDQIIPRVLAGKYEAGLIIHEGQLTFAKSGLHRVLDLGDWWRRETGLPLPLGGNAIRRELGAELIANIASALRESIEYGLSHREPALAYAMQFARDLDPQLADKFVGMYVNERTLDYGPDGREAVRRLLEMGHAAGIIPHEIKLEFVG